Sequence from the Flavobacteriales bacterium genome:
CAAAAAACCAGCTAAAACAATAAAATCGATACCCAAAGACCTTAAATAGGTGTCAATTTCTCCACTCTTTTTAAACGTTTCATTGTTAAAAACAATGGTGTCAACCCCCATTTTTTGAGCGTTTTTAAGCCCCTCAGCCCCTGTTTTATTACTCAAGACCAAAGCCACCTCAATAGCATCATTTCCCTTAAAATACTTGATAATATTCAAAGCGTTTGAGCCTTTGCCTGAAATAAATATTGCTAACCTAAACTTACCCATCTTTAGAAGTCAAAAATAGAACTATTTTAAAAGCAATTATTTTAAATAATCAATAAATACAAACGCCTTCGCTTGTTTTATATTTAAAAAGTACATTTATTTGCAACTTGTTTAATAAAAAACTTTCATTTCATGTCTGATACTGCAACAAAAGTAAAAGCAATTATAGTAGATAAATTAGGTGTTGACGAAGCAGAGGTTTCACCAGAAGCAAGCTTCACTAATGATTTAGGTGCTGATTCTTTAGACACTGTTGAATTAATAATGGAATTCGAAAAAGAATTCGACATTCAAATTCCAGACGATCAAGCAGAGGCTATTGTCACTGTTGGAGACGCTATTTCGTTCATCGAAAAGGCTTAAATAAAACTC
This genomic interval carries:
- a CDS encoding acyl carrier protein, with translation MSDTATKVKAIIVDKLGVDEAEVSPEASFTNDLGADSLDTVELIMEFEKEFDIQIPDDQAEAIVTVGDAISFIEKA